TCGGCGGAGGCACAAACCCGGCTGCGGGCGGGCGATTTCTCCGGCGCCGGCCAGCTCTACGAAAAGGCGGGCCGCATTTCGAACGTGCCAGACTACTTCCGTCTGCGCGCCGCCGACGCCTATCTGCGCGCGGGCGATTCGGCGGCCTCGCGGCGGCTGCTGGGATCGGTCGACCCGCGGCGGCTGGACGAGGACGACCACATTCTTTACGGGCTGCTCAACGCCCGCATCGACCTCAACGCCGGGCGCGCCAGGGAAGCGATGTCCAAGCTGGACAGCCTCGATTACTCCCAGATGACCCTGGCCCAGAAAGGGCATTATCACACGCTGCGCGCCTCGGCCTACAACCAGATGGGGAACATGGTGGAAAGCGCCAGGGAGCGCATCGCCGCCGGCCCCCTGCTGAGTTCGCCGGACGCCGTGCAGAAGAATAACGAGGCGATCTTCGACGCCCTCAGCCGGGTTCCCGGTCCGGTGCTGGACCAACAGTCCGAGGCTGCGACCGGGGTGTTCGAAGGCTGGGTGGCGCTGGCCAGACTGGTCCGCCAGACCACCACGCCGGATCAGCGCGCCAAGGCCATCGCGGACTGGAACGCACGCTATCCCAACCATCCGGCCCACGGCGCTTTCGCAGACGCCCTGGCCCGGCGCAGCGATGTGGCGGCGACCGAACCGGCGGGCACTGCCGCGCCGGCTGCGGAAACCAAACCCGCCGTTCAGATCACGCCTCTGGCCGAACCCGGCGGCAGCCGGTCGGCGCCCGTGGTCGCGGTCCTGCTGCCGCTCTCCGGCGCCTATGCCGCGCCGGCCGAAGCGATCCGGACCGGCATCGACGCCGCCCACGACGCGGACATCGCCCAGAACAGGCCAGCACTACGCTTTTACGACACCCAGACCGGGGACGTGCCGGGCCTGTACCGGAAGGCCCTGGCCGAAGGTGCAAGCCAGATCATCGGCCCGTTGCTGAAGGAAGACGTCGCCGCCCTCGCCACCAGCGGCGAGCTGCCGACCCCGGTGCTGGCGCTGAACGAAAATCCCGTCGTCAGTGCCACCCAATTGTTCCAGTTCGGCCTTACCCCCGAGCAGGAGGTCGAGCAGGTCGCGGCAAGCGCCCGTCTGGACAATCGCCACACGGCCCTGCTGATTGCACCGTCGTCGGCTTACGGCCAACGGGTGGCGAACCACTTCAGCGACTATTGGCGCCGCGCCGGCGGACGCATCGCGGCGGCGAAAACCTATGCGGCGGGGGGCAACGATTACTCAACGGTACTGGAAGACGTCGCCCTGCTGGTGGGACAAGGCGGTCAAACCACGCCGGTGCCCTACGAAAACGTGGCGGACTTCATTTTCCTGGCGGCCGACGAGCACGACGGGCGCATCATCAAGCCCTATCTCGAATCGCTGGGCGTGAACTTGCCGGTCTACGCGATGTCCTCGCTCTATTCCGGACAGCCCGACCCAGGATTGGGCCGCGAACTGAACGGCGTGGTGTTCTGCGACATCCCCTGGCTGCTGGACGAGACCGCCGGCGACGCCTTGTCCGGGCGCGCGCTGGAAGCCAAGGTCACGCAGACCCCTCAGGACTACCGGAAGCTGATCGCCATGGGAATCGACGCCTATCGCCTCGCCGGCCGGCTCGACGATCTGCGCTCCGGAGGGCGCTTCGACGGCGCGACCGGTATACTCACGGCGGGCGAAGGCAACCGCATCCGCCGCCAGTTGAGCTGCGCGCAGTTCGAGGGCAACACGCCGCGCCTGATCGGGCCGGCGCCGTCGCGGTAAATGAGTCGATCCGTCGGGCTGACCGGGCCCCAGGCCGAAAGCTGGGCGGCGGAATACCTCACGGCGCGCGGCCTGCGCCTGATCGAGCGGAACTACCGCTGCCGCTCGGGCGAAATCGATCTGATCATGGCCGAAGGCACCGCGGTGGTCTTCGTCGAGGTCCGCTACCGCAGCAGCCGCCGCTACGGCGGCGCGCTGGAAAGCGTCGACCGCCACAAATGCCGGCGGCTGCTGGCCGCGGCGCAGCATTACATGGTCGAACGCAGTGTCAAAGGTGCAGTCCGGCTGGACGTGGTGGCGGTTTCGCCGGGAACCGCCGGTCCGGAGGCGGAATGGATCAGGAACGCAATCGAGGCGCAATGAGCCCACACGAACGTATCGAGCGCCATTTCAGCGCGCATGTCGAAGCCGCCCAGGAAGCCCTGACCATGCTCGGGGATCTGATCGAGGTCGCCGCGGCACGGCTGGCCAACTGCCTGCTGTCCGACGGCAAGATCCTGTGCTGCGGCAACGGCGGCTCGGCCGCCCAGGCCCAGCATTTCTCCTCGGAGATGCTCAACCGCTTCGAACGCGAGCGGCCGGGCCTGCCGGCCTTGGCCCTGACCACGGATACCTCGACCCTCACCTCCATCGCCAACGACTACCACTTCGACGAGGTTTTCGCCAAGCAGGTGCGGGCACTTGGGCACGCCGGCGATATCCTCCTCATCTACAGCACCAGCGGCATCTCGCCCAGCGTGCTCTCGGCCGCGGTGGCGGCCCATGACCGCGACATGAGCATCATCGCCCTGAACGGCCGCGACGGCGGCACCCTGGCACCGCTGCTGCGCGAGACCGACGTGGAAATCCGCGTCACCGCACCCAGCACCGCCCGCATCCAGGAGATCCATCTGCTGATCACCCATTGCCTGTGCGATCTGGTGGACCACCAATTGTTTGGCGAATAGCGGAAGGGAACTGGACGATGACCGTGCCCGAAGGATTCCTCCGCGAGCTGGAACGGATCTTCCCGGCCGGCAGCCGTCATACCGATCCGGCCCAGTGCTGGGCCTACGGCTATGACAACAGCAAGCGCCAGGCGCTGCCCGATGCCGTGGTGTTTCCCCGGTCGCATGAGGATGTCGTGGCCCTGGTCAGACTATGCAACCGCCACCGCGTCCCGCTCACCGCCCGTGGCCGCGGTACCGGCACCACCGGCGCCACCGTGCCCATCGCAGGCGGCGTGGTCGCCTCGCTGGAACGCATGACCCGGATCATCGAGATCTCGCCCGACAACCGCTTCGCCGTGGTCGAGCCCGGCGTCACCAACCAGGCGCTGCAGGACGCGGTGAAGCCGCACGGCTTCTTCTGGCCGCCCGATCCCACCAGCGCCGAGTTTTGCAGCGTCGGCGGCAATCTCGCCTACAACTCCGCCGGCCCACGCGCCGTGAAATACGGCACGCCGCGGGAAAACACCCTGGGGCTCCGGGCCGTGACCGGCGCCGGCGAGGAGCTGCGCTGCGGGGTCTACACCACCAAGGGCGTGGTGGGCTACGACCTGACCCGGCTCATCATCGGCTCCGAGGGCACGCTGGCCATCATCACCGAAGCCACCCTCAAACTCACCCCATTGCCCTCGGCCAAGCGCACCCTGCGGGCCATCTATGCGGACGTGGCTTCCGCCGCCCGCGCCATCGCCCGGATCATGGCGCAGCCGGTGATTCCCTGCGCCTTGGAGTTCATCGACGGCAACGCCATCGCCCTGGTGCGGCGCTACGCCGCCGTCGATTTGCCGGAAGATGCCGCCGCCCTGCTGATGATCGAAGTGGACGGCTCGCCCGAGAGCCTGGACGCCGCCGTCGAATCCCTGCGCGAAGCGGCCTCCCTGGACGGGCTGGTGGAGTTCCGCGCAGCCCGCACCGCCGCCGAGGTCGATGCCCTGTGGAGCATCCGCAAAGCGCTGTCACCCTCGCTGCGCAAGGTCGCGCCGAAGAAGCTCAACGAGGACGTGGTGGTGCCGGTGACCGAACTGCCAGCCCTGATCGCCGGCCTCGACGAACTATCGAAAAAGCACGCCATTCCCATCGTCAACTTCGGCCATGCCGGCAACGGCAACATCCACGTCAATCTGCTGTTCGACCCGGACCGGGCGGACGAGAACGAGCGCGCCCATGCCTGTTTGCACGAGATGTTCGCGCTGGTGCTCGAACTGCGCGGTACCCTGTCGGGCGAGCACGGCGTCGGCATCGAGAAGCGGGACTACGTCGGCAAGGAACTGGACCGGACCTCGCTGGCGCTGATGCATGCCATCAAGCGCCAGTTCGATCCGTACGGCATCCTCAATCCCGGCAAATCCTTTCCGGCGGAAGAGGCACCGCCTCCGGCATGACGACGAAGCTGGGCGACAGGCTCGCGGCCTTGTGGCGCATCATCCGCACCGTCACTGGGGACGACGCCTACGAGCGCTATCTGGAACACTGGCGCGAACATCACGCGGACGAAGGCGTGCCGCTGAGCCGCAAAGCATTTTATCGGGCAGAGCTGCAGCGCCGCTGGAGCAGCGTCCGGCGCTGCTGCTGAACCGGCTCAGAGCTTGCTCTTGATACGCTCGTAAGCCTTCTTGACTTCGTCGCCGAGCACCTGAACGCCCGCCCAGACGTCTTCCGAGGCGTCCTTGGCCTCGTCCGCCGCCCCGGCCACCCTGGCCTTCAGCTCCTCCAGCTGTTCCTCTGCCTTTTCCCACTCGTCGCGGACGTTCATGCGCGCCAGATCCAGTTGCACGACGATCTCGTCGCGCTGCTGCATCAATCCGTCGCGAAATTTTTCCATCTCGTCTTTCAGGTTCATGGTGCGTTCTCCTCATCCAGTCAACCTACCGGCATTGCCTTGAAGCGGAGCCGGGCCGGAGACAACATAGCAGCTTATCGCAGAATACTGCCAGTATGGCGCTGCAAACCCAACGCCGGTCGCGAAAGGGTAACGGTGCATTTCGTATCATGCCGTCGGTGGCCGGTTGCGCGGGCGCATGGTCCGCATATCTAATGGGCGCAGTTTCTTATCGTCATTCAGGACAATAACGATGATCCATCAACACACCACGCTCGAACGCCTTCCCGAGGCCTACAAGATCCTTTTCACCGGCTTCCTGCTGGTCATCGGCATCGGTCTGCTGATGGCCGGGGAGCAGATCATGCTGACCCACGGCAAGGCAGACGGCAAACCGGGCCTTTCCATCAACGACATCATCTATAGCTATTACGGCAACCGCACCGGCTCCAAGCTGGAAACCATGCTCAAAGGCCAGATGGAACCCATGGCACCGGACGAGGTGCGGTTCGAGCTGATCGAATGGGCGGAAGACGGCGCGCCGATGACCGAATGGTCGTCCAAGATCAAGCCTCGGCTGGACCAATACTGCGTGAGTTGCCACAACGCGGAATCGGGCCTGCCGGACTTCACCAAGCCGGAGAACGTGCAGAAAGTCGCCGAGATCGACCACGGCGCCTCGATCACTTCACTGACCCGCGTCTCCCACATCCATTTATTCGGCATCGCCTTCATCTTCATGTTCGTCGGCTGGATCTTCGGCTTGGCCGAATTCCCCCGAAAATGGAAGCTGATCCTCATCGCCACGCCCTTCGCCTTCCTCATCATCGACGTTCTTTCGTGGTGGCTGACCAAGTTCTTCTCGATCTTCGCCTGGCTGACGATGATCGGCGGCATCGGCTACAGCTTGGCCTCGACGGCGATGATCGTCACCGCGCTGGCGCAGATGTGGCTGCCGCGCAAGCAGTGGCTGACGTATTGGACTTCCGAGCAGCCGGCGGACGGCGAGCAGCCGTGACCGCAGAAGACAGCGCCCGTGCTGCCCTGGCGGCCAATCCTTTCCCGCCCAATCCGTGGGTACGGCTCGCCGATGACGGCATCGTCATCAGAGCAGGCTATAGCGAAGCGCTGCACCGGATGCTGCGCTGGGTACCGAAGGTCAGATGGGTGCCCGAGAAACGCCACTGGTGGGTGCCGCTGTCCGGCGCCGAACTGATACGGTCGGTTCTTCCCGAAATCTCGCGCTTGGCCGAGGCCACGCATGAGGAGTTCGGCGCACCGCTCGCCCCGGCTCGCGAGACGCTGCCGGCGGAAAAGGAAGAGACCCTGTCCGGTGCGCCGTCCCAGCCCATTTTCGACCCCGGCGCACCGGAGCGGGATCTGTTCCGCAACGCCGCGCGTTTTCTATTCGGCAGCGACTGGCAACGGGACACCGCTCGAGCCCTGGGCCGGGACGAAGCCACACTTGCCTGCTGGCTGGTGGGCGAAAAGGTCGTGGAGGACGACCCCAGGGTCTTGCTGAACGAGATGCTTGCTTTGATGCACCGGCGCGCAGCTGCAATCGGCGCAGCCGCCGATCAACTGGCCGAAGCCATCGAAAGGAAAAAACTCTAGCCGGGGTGATCGATCCCGCTGTCCAGCGCCACCGGAAACCGGTGGCGCTGGAACCGGCGGCTAGCCGGGCTGCATCTCATCCGCATTGGCGATCAATTCGAAGCGTGTAATCTCGTCGAATACTTCGTTGGGAATCGTGTGCTCGTATTGGTTTTCATACCAGCTACGGCAATACGGCAGGAAAATCCGGCCCTGATGAATAGCGTGCAAAACCTTATCCCCGCGGTAAAGCGCGTAATCGACCCCGGTGTTGTCCCCGACGCTGCTCCAATCGTCACCAAACGCCTCGAACTGGATGACGATTTTGGAGAACAAGCGACCCGCTTCGGTGGTTTTGATCGCAGTGACGCGAATATTCTGATAACGCCGGGCAATCGGGCCGGTATCCAGGGTTTGCAAAAATTCCGGCAACTTCCCTTTTTTTACCCGCGTGGTTTCGTCAACCGGAACCCCCAGATTGGCAAGTCCGGACGTCTTGGCGTCCGCCAGTTCGATGGCAGCGATGCTTTTCGTTAATACGGCCATATGGCTTCTCGATAAGGTTGAAGTAGTGCCCCGCCTGGAGCAGGACTGATAGGTGCGTCTGAAATGGTTACTGACTTGACCCGTTCGGGGTGTGTCCGCTGTGGCGGCCGGCGCCAAAACGTGACTCCTCGTCCACCCCCTGGGCACGGGGTTACGCCGGAGAAATTCCGGATCGGGCGCGAAGACCGATCGCTCGCCGAACACCCCGCCGAAATCGCAGAGCGGAATAACGCGATCCTGCAGCGAGTGGGGATCGATACAAACGATGCCCCGTACTACCACGCCCCCCCGCCTGCACGCTCCCTCGTGCGATGATGTCGTACGGACAAAAGTGCAAGATCATGCTGCCGTCGTTCAGCATGACTTGGGTCGAGACGCCTTTGTCGATCAAGCGAATCAATTAGCTTACCTGGTTGGTCCGTTTCATGCCGCTCTGCCGCAAGGCGCAATTATCCCCCGCATTGCCCAGTTCGGGAGCCGCTTCGCCCCCCTTTATTACCCTCCGATCAGGCAGTGCATTGTTTCCGGCAAATGGCTAATGCGATGTCCGATGCAGGCAGCAGGCCCGGTATCCGCTGGCCCGGCGACCGATTCGTTCATTGCCAGAAATCCTAGCGACACAGAAAACTCACATCCCTCTTGTCCCGGCAGCCTATGCATGCGCAAACCTCCTTGGCACATCGGTCGACGTTGTGGCACGATACGCCGGCCTCGTTCTGCGGCTTTCGGCACATCCACAGGCGGCGTCCGTCCCTGCGATACGCGCGTTGCGCTTGCCGGTTCAGGCGATACCAGGACACGACACGGACTCCGGACCCTCTGGCTGCAAGAATCACTCATGAACATAAACTTTCGCCGATGTCGGCATGCTGGCCATTGCCTCGCTCCCACGCGGCACATCCGTTGTTATCGCGCCGACGTCACTCAGCTCAGCCCCTATCCATACACGACACTATCCGGCAACGAGATATCAGGTTAATCACTGACGCAGTGAGTAACCCACCCCCATTAATCGCCCGACTGAAAGCAACGGGGTCATCATTGAGTAGTTACAATATTTTTTAGTAACTGGACGACGCCCTTTTTGAAGACCGCGCCTAAATGACAAAAAAACAAATTGCTTTCAGCAGGTTGCTCGCATGAACCAGATTGTCCTCATCGCCCTGCGCAGGCCTTATACCTTTGTCGTTCTCTCAATCCTGATCGTATTGTTCGGGATCATGTCGGTACTCAAATCGGCGACCGACGTCTTTCCGCCCATCAAGATCCCCGTCGTCTCCGTGGTCTGGGCCTACGCCGGACTGCTGCCGCAGGATGTGTCCGGGCGCATCACGTATTATTACGAACGCGCTTTGACCTCGACGGTGGAAGGTATTGCGCGCATCGAAAGCAATTCCTACTACGGCATCAGTATCATCAATATCTACCTTCAGCCCGATACCAATCTCGCCGGCGCCGAAGCGGAGATCACCGCGATTTCGCAGACGGTGGTCAAACAGTTGCCGCCGGATATTTCGCCGCCGCTGATCATGCGCCTGGAAGCGTCTTCGGTGCCGGTGGCCATGCTGCAGGTAACTTCCGATACGCTGTCGCCGTCGGAACTCTACAATCTCGCCTACGCACGCATCCGGACACTGCTGGTGACGATACCGGGAGCGATCCTGCCGCAGCCCTACGGGGGCAAGCCCCAGCAGTTGCTGGTCTCGCTCGACAAGCAGAAGCTGCTCGCCCACAACGTCACCGCCACCGACGTCCACAACGCCTTCGGCGATCAGAGCATCGTGCTGCCTGCGGGCGACATGAAGATCAAGCAGACCGACTGGATGGTGCAGACCAACGCCACGCCAATGCAGGTCGAGGATTTCAACAACATTCCGATCAAGCGGGTCGATGCGACCAACTCCACGATCTATCTGCGCGACGTCGCCGACGTGCAGATCGCCGGACCGCCGCAAATCAACGCGGTACTGGTCGAGGGCAAGCAGGCGGTGATGGTCGTCGTGATGAAGAGCGGCAATGCGTCGACCCTGGAAGTGGTCGACGGGATCAAGAAAATGATTCCGCGCATCGAGCAGATCGTGCCCGAGGGTGTGCAAATCAAACTGCTGAACGACGCCTCGATCTTCGTGAAGGATTCGATCAAGGACGTTCTGCATGAAATGGGAACCGCCGCCCTGCTCACCGGTCTGGTCGTGCTGCTGTTTCTCGGTTCGTGGCGGCCGACGGTCATCATCGCCACCTCCATCCCGCTTGCCATCCTGACCTCGATCATCTGTCTGCACCTGATGGATGAGTCGATCAATATCATGACCCTGGGCGGATTGGCGCTGGCGGTCGGCATCCTGGTCGACGACGCGACCGTGATGATCGAGAACATCGACACCCATCTGGAAATGGGCAAGCCGCTCGAAAACGCCATCGTCGACGCCGCCAATCAGATCGTCGTCCCGACCCTGGTGGCCACCCTTTGCATCGTCACCGTCTGGTTCCCGTTGTTCGAGCTGAGCGGCGTGTCAGGCTATCTGTTCGCACCGATGGCCGAGGCGGTGATTTTCGCCATGCTCGCCTCCTTCATCCTGTCGCGCACCCTGGTGCCGACCATGGCGAAATACGTTCTGGTAGACCACAACGCGCCGCATGGGCAGCCAGAACTGGCATTGGCCGGCGGCGGCAGCGTCCACGGCGCGACGCCGGATTCCGCTCATCACGCAGCGAAACCGCCGGGCTTCCTGGGGCGCTTCCAGAAGGGCTTCGAGCGCGGTTTCGATCATTTCCGCGAAAACTACAAGGCGCTGCTCGAACAGGCGATAGCCCATCGCGGCGCCTTCATTGGAATTTTCCTGGCGTTCGCGGTTGGATCTCTCGTCCTTTATTACTTCAATGGACGCGACTTCTTTCCCGAGATCAAGTCGGGAACCATACAGATGCACCTGCGGGCGCCGCTCGGCACGCGCATCGAGGTGGCCGGACGCGTCGCCACCCTGGTTTCGAACGACATCGCGAAGCTGCTGCCCGGCCAGGTCGAAGGCGTCGTCAGCAATTGCGGCCTGCCGGTCGGTCCGCATAACCTGGCCTTCATTCCCACCCCGACCATCGGCTCGCAGGATTGCGATCTGACCATCAGCCTGAAGAATGAGGCGTCGCCGGTATGGGACTTCCGGCGCACACTCCGCAAGGGTTTGCGGGAACGCTATCCCGGAACCGAATTCACTTTCCAGCCGGCCGATCTGACCGCGAAGATTCTCAACTTCGGTTCGCCCTCGCCGATCGATGTCCGCGTCAACGGCACGGAGATGGAGGCCAACTACGAGTACGCGCGCAAGCTGGCGAGCG
This portion of the Methylococcus mesophilus genome encodes:
- a CDS encoding efflux RND transporter permease subunit, which codes for MNQIVLIALRRPYTFVVLSILIVLFGIMSVLKSATDVFPPIKIPVVSVVWAYAGLLPQDVSGRITYYYERALTSTVEGIARIESNSYYGISIINIYLQPDTNLAGAEAEITAISQTVVKQLPPDISPPLIMRLEASSVPVAMLQVTSDTLSPSELYNLAYARIRTLLVTIPGAILPQPYGGKPQQLLVSLDKQKLLAHNVTATDVHNAFGDQSIVLPAGDMKIKQTDWMVQTNATPMQVEDFNNIPIKRVDATNSTIYLRDVADVQIAGPPQINAVLVEGKQAVMVVVMKSGNASTLEVVDGIKKMIPRIEQIVPEGVQIKLLNDASIFVKDSIKDVLHEMGTAALLTGLVVLLFLGSWRPTVIIATSIPLAILTSIICLHLMDESINIMTLGGLALAVGILVDDATVMIENIDTHLEMGKPLENAIVDAANQIVVPTLVATLCIVTVWFPLFELSGVSGYLFAPMAEAVIFAMLASFILSRTLVPTMAKYVLVDHNAPHGQPELALAGGGSVHGATPDSAHHAAKPPGFLGRFQKGFERGFDHFRENYKALLEQAIAHRGAFIGIFLAFAVGSLVLYYFNGRDFFPEIKSGTIQMHLRAPLGTRIEVAGRVATLVSNDIAKLLPGQVEGVVSNCGLPVGPHNLAFIPTPTIGSQDCDLTISLKNEASPVWDFRRTLRKGLRERYPGTEFTFQPADLTAKILNFGSPSPIDVRVNGTEMEANYEYARKLASELRKVSGSSDVTIQQTMRTPTLNVNGNRSLGLGIDLTLKDITDNLLMSTSGSQQVDQVFWLDHKTGLSYQVNVYLPQPQLASINDLLTIPVDKGDMDPTGKDMQLLGNVASLSVTGTPGVVTHMDIMPVFDIYVSAEGRDLGGVLADVERVVKSMENELPRGTEVDIKGQAETMASAYVELLGGLIAAIVLIYLLLVINFQSWLDPFIIITALPGALAGIAWSLFITHTNISVPALTGAIMSMGTATANSILVVSYARERLEVHGDALKAAVESGHARIRPVLMTASAMVIGMLPMSLSNSQNAPLGRAVMGGLMLATFATLLFVPCVYAMIYSKRTASRKEKS
- a CDS encoding phosphoheptose isomerase, with protein sequence MSPHERIERHFSAHVEAAQEALTMLGDLIEVAAARLANCLLSDGKILCCGNGGSAAQAQHFSSEMLNRFERERPGLPALALTTDTSTLTSIANDYHFDEVFAKQVRALGHAGDILLIYSTSGISPSVLSAAVAAHDRDMSIIALNGRDGGTLAPLLRETDVEIRVTAPSTARIQEIHLLITHCLCDLVDHQLFGE
- a CDS encoding elongation factor-1 alpha, translated to MIHQHTTLERLPEAYKILFTGFLLVIGIGLLMAGEQIMLTHGKADGKPGLSINDIIYSYYGNRTGSKLETMLKGQMEPMAPDEVRFELIEWAEDGAPMTEWSSKIKPRLDQYCVSCHNAESGLPDFTKPENVQKVAEIDHGASITSLTRVSHIHLFGIAFIFMFVGWIFGLAEFPRKWKLILIATPFAFLIIDVLSWWLTKFFSIFAWLTMIGGIGYSLASTAMIVTALAQMWLPRKQWLTYWTSEQPADGEQP
- a CDS encoding YbdD/YjiX family protein is translated as MTTKLGDRLAALWRIIRTVTGDDAYERYLEHWREHHADEGVPLSRKAFYRAELQRRWSSVRRCC
- a CDS encoding YraN family protein; protein product: MSRSVGLTGPQAESWAAEYLTARGLRLIERNYRCRSGEIDLIMAEGTAVVFVEVRYRSSRRYGGALESVDRHKCRRLLAAAQHYMVERSVKGAVRLDVVAVSPGTAGPEAEWIRNAIEAQ
- a CDS encoding FAD-binding oxidoreductase, whose protein sequence is MTVPEGFLRELERIFPAGSRHTDPAQCWAYGYDNSKRQALPDAVVFPRSHEDVVALVRLCNRHRVPLTARGRGTGTTGATVPIAGGVVASLERMTRIIEISPDNRFAVVEPGVTNQALQDAVKPHGFFWPPDPTSAEFCSVGGNLAYNSAGPRAVKYGTPRENTLGLRAVTGAGEELRCGVYTTKGVVGYDLTRLIIGSEGTLAIITEATLKLTPLPSAKRTLRAIYADVASAARAIARIMAQPVIPCALEFIDGNAIALVRRYAAVDLPEDAAALLMIEVDGSPESLDAAVESLREAASLDGLVEFRAARTAAEVDALWSIRKALSPSLRKVAPKKLNEDVVVPVTELPALIAGLDELSKKHAIPIVNFGHAGNGNIHVNLLFDPDRADENERAHACLHEMFALVLELRGTLSGEHGVGIEKRDYVGKELDRTSLALMHAIKRQFDPYGILNPGKSFPAEEAPPPA
- a CDS encoding penicillin-binding protein activator, with product MRIVTRVAALAITAALAGCASLKPAATDPAARLSAEAQTRLRAGDFSGAGQLYEKAGRISNVPDYFRLRAADAYLRAGDSAASRRLLGSVDPRRLDEDDHILYGLLNARIDLNAGRAREAMSKLDSLDYSQMTLAQKGHYHTLRASAYNQMGNMVESARERIAAGPLLSSPDAVQKNNEAIFDALSRVPGPVLDQQSEAATGVFEGWVALARLVRQTTTPDQRAKAIADWNARYPNHPAHGAFADALARRSDVAATEPAGTAAPAAETKPAVQITPLAEPGGSRSAPVVAVLLPLSGAYAAPAEAIRTGIDAAHDADIAQNRPALRFYDTQTGDVPGLYRKALAEGASQIIGPLLKEDVAALATSGELPTPVLALNENPVVSATQLFQFGLTPEQEVEQVAASARLDNRHTALLIAPSSAYGQRVANHFSDYWRRAGGRIAAAKTYAAGGNDYSTVLEDVALLVGQGGQTTPVPYENVADFIFLAADEHDGRIIKPYLESLGVNLPVYAMSSLYSGQPDPGLGRELNGVVFCDIPWLLDETAGDALSGRALEAKVTQTPQDYRKLIAMGIDAYRLAGRLDDLRSGGRFDGATGILTAGEGNRIRRQLSCAQFEGNTPRLIGPAPSR